One Rhinolophus sinicus isolate RSC01 linkage group LG06, ASM3656204v1, whole genome shotgun sequence DNA window includes the following coding sequences:
- the LOC109450436 gene encoding uncharacterized protein LOC109450436 isoform X1, producing MTSTGLLFLPGSVEGCPTPSHGGQRDFCPNPWILHQELTHHSGMCELQPRSSGGTQPFQQGSCWVPAWKRQRHAQCLDGSVGPGDPPRPSRGNPPPVRRSAVPGLDRQEAGHREGQGETERQTESSETQTKSEDQLDPCSLPKTHILTPKCTHGSTPQEILITGTNSPQEHTRRLTPSAQVCVLPAVSRAACEDPSLSTNLEGRSDLARFLPPSSHFPHSFPVLAAQGSPGSRSTDPGSWNEHPISRIERSPEELCKMKDFLGRREREQGSLLGKKPGHSGQCLVVFPVCKP from the exons ATGACCAGCACAGGCCTCTTGTTCCTGCCAGGAAGTGTCGAAGgctgccccaccccatcccatggAGGCCAGAGGGATTTCTGCCCCAACCCGTGGATCCTGCACCAAGAGCTCACACATCACTCAGGAATGTGTGAACTCCAGCCCCGCAGCTCTGGGGGTACTCAGCCTTTCCAGCAGGGGTCGTGCTGGGTACCCGCGTGG AAGCGCCAGCGACATGCCCAGTGCCTGGACGGCAGCGTGGGCCCAGGGgacccgccccgcccctcccgcgGAAACCCGCCACCCGTCAGGAGATCCGCAGTCCCGGGGTTGGACCGGCAAGAAGCAGGGCACCGGGAGGgccagggagagacagagagacagacggAATCCTCGGAGACACAGACCAAATCAGAGGACCAG CTGGACCCGTGCAGTCTCCCCAAGACACACATCCTTACACCCAAGTGCACCCACGGAAGCACACCCCAAGAGATCCTGATCACAGGCACGAATTCACCCCAAGAACATACCCGGAGACTCACACCCTCTGCTCAGGTGTGTGTCCTACCAG CTGTTTCCAGAGCAGCCTGTGAGGACCCATCCCTGTCTACCAACTTGGAAGGGAGAAGTGACTTAGCCAGGTTCCTGCCGCCCAGCTCACATTTTCCACACAGCTTTCCAGTACTGGCTGCTCAGGGCTCTCCTGGCTCCAGGTCCACAGACCCAGGGTCCTGGAATGAG CATCCAATCTCGCGGATAGAAAGGAGCCCGGAGGAGCTGTGCAAAATGAAAGACTTTCTGGGCAGAAGGGAGCGGGAGCAAGGAAGTTTACTAGGCAAAAAACCAG
- the LOC109450436 gene encoding uncharacterized protein LOC109450436 isoform X2, with product MEARGISAPTRGSCTKSSHITQECVNSSPAALGKRQRHAQCLDGSVGPGDPPRPSRGNPPPVRRSAVPGLDRQEAGHREGQGETERQTESSETQTKSEDQLDPCSLPKTHILTPKCTHGSTPQEILITGTNSPQEHTRRLTPSAQVCVLPAVSRAACEDPSLSTNLEGRSDLARFLPPSSHFPHSFPVLAAQGSPGSRSTDPGSWNEHPISRIERSPEELCKMKDFLGRREREQGSLLGKKPGHSGQCLVVFPVCKP from the exons atggAGGCCAGAGGGATTTCTGCCCCAACCCGTGGATCCTGCACCAAGAGCTCACACATCACTCAGGAATGTGTGAACTCCAGCCCCGCAGCTCTGGGG AAGCGCCAGCGACATGCCCAGTGCCTGGACGGCAGCGTGGGCCCAGGGgacccgccccgcccctcccgcgGAAACCCGCCACCCGTCAGGAGATCCGCAGTCCCGGGGTTGGACCGGCAAGAAGCAGGGCACCGGGAGGgccagggagagacagagagacagacggAATCCTCGGAGACACAGACCAAATCAGAGGACCAG CTGGACCCGTGCAGTCTCCCCAAGACACACATCCTTACACCCAAGTGCACCCACGGAAGCACACCCCAAGAGATCCTGATCACAGGCACGAATTCACCCCAAGAACATACCCGGAGACTCACACCCTCTGCTCAGGTGTGTGTCCTACCAG CTGTTTCCAGAGCAGCCTGTGAGGACCCATCCCTGTCTACCAACTTGGAAGGGAGAAGTGACTTAGCCAGGTTCCTGCCGCCCAGCTCACATTTTCCACACAGCTTTCCAGTACTGGCTGCTCAGGGCTCTCCTGGCTCCAGGTCCACAGACCCAGGGTCCTGGAATGAG CATCCAATCTCGCGGATAGAAAGGAGCCCGGAGGAGCTGTGCAAAATGAAAGACTTTCTGGGCAGAAGGGAGCGGGAGCAAGGAAGTTTACTAGGCAAAAAACCAG
- the CARNS1 gene encoding carnosine synthase 1, protein MLCCCRRRVPTRSVLPAEPRRASAARQAFSLSTCKMLSLDPLGLEWDCPLGSKNLEEEEGPRVEGSGLPPPGYFPGSWSQDVGLDCKGSPEGAEARAWTVYYYSLLQSCLQQAGLPETQDRSQAPRTGCPGAEVTLCILGSPSTFLSVLLEGGVQSPGNMLLCLSPAWLTKVPAPGQPGEAALLVSKAVSFHPGGLTFLDDFVPPRRVTYFLAGLGLGPGQGREAAELARDLTCPTGASAELARLLEDRLLTRRLLAQQGGVAVPATLAFTYKLPALLQGRDASPGLRLVELSGKEGQETLVKDEVGAFLHSEALGDALQVAIKLSGWRWRGRQVLRLHPRAEVDTVADTVLALLEKLEEEESVLVEAVCPPARLSFPGSPQPGPALAVRICAVVCRTQGDRPLLSKVVCAVGRGDHPLRHQSSLPRTLEVALAQCGLGEAAQVAVVRRSVKAAAEAALAAVLALEADLSVEQRGGRQACTDFLGVDFALTVAGGALTPVALELNRGLCLEACGALEGLWASPRSGPVAEEAAAAAPLVETMLRRSARCLMEGKQLLVIGGGGFSKKFVWEAARDYGLKLHLVESDPNHFASQLVQTFIHFDVTEHRRDEDNARLLAELVRARGLQLDGCFSYWDDCLVLTALLCQELGLPCSSPTAMRLAKQKSHTQLHLLCRQGPPWPSPSLHAVPCCPLESEADVERAVHQVPLPGVMKLEFGAGAVGVRLVEDAPQCHEHFSRIARDLQGEADHPGIGLGWGNAMLLMEFIEGTEHDVDLVLFGGRLLAAFVSDNGPTRLPGFTETAACMPTGLAPEQEAQLVQAAFRCCLGCGLLDGVFNVELKLTGSGPRLIEINPRMGGFYLRDWILELYGVDLLLAAAMVACGLRPALPAHPRARGHLVGVMCLVSQHLQVLNSTASQEALQALHDRGLLRFNLFLSSEEALVPSEYEEPYCSVACAGSSLAEARLRLLGLCQGLGIDGPHYPVAHFLSHFK, encoded by the exons ATGCTGTGTTGCTGCCGTCGCCGAGTTCCCACCCGGTCCGTGCTGCCCGCCGAGCCCCGCCGAGCCTCTGCCGCCCGCCAG GCTTTCAGTCTCTCCACCTGTAAGATG ctctcccTGGATCCGCTGGGTCTCGAGTGGGACTGCCCCCTGGGCTCCAAGaacctggaggaagaggagggcccAAGGGTAGAAGGCTCTGGCCTGCCGCCCCCAGGCTACTTCCCTGGCTCCTGGAGCCAGGACGTGGGCCTGGATTGCAAGGGCTCCCCCGAAGGGGCGGAGGCCCGGGCCTGGACTGTCTACTACTACAGCCTCCTGCAGAGCTGTCTGCAGCAAGCTGGCCTTCCGGAGACCCAGGACCGCAGCCAGGCGCCCCGCACAG GCTGCCCTGGGGCAGAGGTGACCTTGTGCATTCTGGGATCCCCCAGCACCTTTCTGTCTGTGCTGCTGGAGGGTGGGGTCCAGAGTCCGG GAAACATGCTTCTTTGCCTGTCCCCTGCTTGGCTGACGAAGGTGCCAGCACCAGGGCAGCCAGGCGAGGCCGCCCTGCTGGTCTCTAAAGCAGTGAGCTTCCACCCAGGGGGACTGACATTCCTGGATGACTTTGTCCCTCCACGCCGTGTCACCTACTTCCTGGCGGGCCTGGGACTGGGGCCTGGCCAGGGTCGGGAGGCAGCTGAGCTCGCCCGCGACCTCACCTGCCCCACAGGAGCCTCAGCAGAGCTGGCCCGGCTACTGGAGGACCGGCTGCTGACAAGGCGATTGCTGGCCCAGCAGGGTGGTGTGGCTGTGCCAGCTACCCTGGCTTTCACCTACAAGCTGCCAGCACTACTGCAGGGAAGGGATGCCAGCCCGGGACTGAGGCTGGTGGAGTTGAGTGGCAAAGAGGGCCAGGAGACACTGGTGAAGGACGAAGTTGGGGCCTTTCTGCACTCTGAGGCCCTGGGGGATGCCCTGCAG GTGGCCATCAAGCTCAGCGGCTGGCGCTGGCGGGGGCGGCAGGTATTGCGTCTGCACCCACGAGCAGAGGTGGACACAGTGGCGGACACAGTGCTAGCGTTGCTGGAGaaactggaggaggaggagagtgtCCTTGTGGAGGCTGTGTGCCCACCTGCCCGGCTGTCCTTCCCAG GCAGTCCCCAACCTGGCCCTGCGCTGGCTGTGCGTATCTGTGCTGTGGTGTGTCGGACACAGGGTGACAGGCCCCTGTTGAGCAAG GTGGTATGCGCCGTGGGCCGTGGGGACCATCCTTTGCGGCACCAGAGCTCTTTGCCGCGGACACTGGAGGTGGCACTGGCCCAGTGCGGTCTGGGCGAGGCAGCGCAGGTGGCGGTCGTGCGGCGGAGCGTCAAGGCGGCGGCCGAGGCTGCGCTAGCCGCTGTGCTGGCTCTGGAGGCCGATCTGAGCGTTGAGCAGCGCGGCGGGCGCCAGGCCTGCACTGACTTCCTCG GCGTAGACTTCGCGCTGACAGTGGCGGGTGGCGCGCTGACCCCCGTGGCCTTGGAGCTGAACCGAGGCCTGTGCCTGGAGGCGTGCGGCGCGCTCGAGGGGCTCTGGGCCTCCCCGCGCTCGGGGCCGGTGGCCGAGGAGGCGGCGGCAGCCGCGCCACTCGTGGAAACCATGCTGCGGCGTTCCGCGCGCTGCCTCATGGAGGGAAAGCAGCTGCTGGTGATCGGCGGGGGCGGCTTCAGCAAGAAGTTCGTGTGGGAGGCGGCGCGCGACTACGGGCTCAAG CTGCACCTGGTAGAGTCAGACCCCAACCACTTTGCATCCCAGCTGGTGCAGACCTTCATCCACTTTGATGTGACAGAGCACCGGAGGGACGAGGACAATGCACGGCTGCTGGCGGAGCTGGTGCGGGCACGGGGCCTGCAGCTAGATGGCTGCTTCTCCTACTGGGATGACTGCCTGGTGCTCACAGCCTTGCTCTGCCAGGAGCTGGGTCTGCCCTGCAGCTCCCCAACCGCCATGCGCCTGGCCAAGCAGAAGAGCCACACCCAGCTGCACCTGTTGTGCCGCCAAGGCCCCCCCTGGCCCTCGCCCTCCCTCCATGCTGTGCCTTGCTGCCCACTGGAGAGTGAGGCCGACGTGGAGAGGGCTGTCCACCAGGTACCCCTGCCCGGTGTTATGAAGCTGGAGTTTGGGGCAGGTGCGGTGGGCGTGCGGCTGGTGGAGGATGCACCACAGTGCCATGAGCACTTTTCCCGGATTGCCCGAGATCTGCAGGGTGAAGCTGACCACCCCGGCATCGGGCTGGGCTGGGGCAATGCCATGCTCCTCATGGAGTTCATTGAGGGCACCGAGCACGATGTGGACCTGGTGTTGTTTGGCGGGCGACTGCTGGCTGCCTTTGTCTCCGACAATGGCCCCACGCGTCTGCCTGGCTTCACTGAGACAGCAGCCTGCATGCCTACTGGGCTGGCACCGGAGCAGGAGGCGCAGCTGGTGCAGGCAGCCTTCCGCTGCTGCCTGGGCTGCGGGCTGCTGGATGGCGTCTTCAACGTGGAGCTCAAGCTGACCGGGTCTGGGCCACGGCTCATTGAGATCAATCCCCGCATGGGTGGCTTCTACCTGCGGGACTGGATCCTGGAGCTCTACGGTGTGGACCTGTTGCTTGCTGCAGCTATGGTGGCCTGTGGCCTGCGGCCTGCCTTGCCCGCCCACCCACGGGCTCGTGGCCACCTGGTAGGTGTCATGTGCCTGGTGTCCCAGCACCTGCAGGTACTGAATTCCACTGCTAGCCAGGAGGCCCTGCAGGCTCTTCATGACCGGGGCCTGCTGCGCTTCAATCTGTTTCTGTCTTCAGAAGAGGCCCTGGTGCCTAGTGAGTACGAGGAGCCTTACTGTAGTGTGGCCTGTGCTGGGTCCAGCCTGGCCGAGGCCCGCCTCCGCTTGCTGGGCCTCTGCCAGGGCCTGGGCATCGATGGGCCCCACTACCCGGTTGCCCACTTCCTGTCCCACTTCAAATAG
- the RPS6KB2 gene encoding ribosomal protein S6 kinase beta-2, with protein MAAVFDLDLETEEGSEGEGEGEPEFSPADVCPLAELRAAGPEPVGHYEEVELTETSVNLGPERIGPHCFELLRVLGKGGYGKVFQVRKVQGTNLGKIYAMKVLRKAKIVRNAKDTAHTQAERNILESVKHPFIVELAYAFQTGGKLYLILECLSGGELFTHLEREGIFLEDTACFYLAEITLALGHLHFQGIIYRDLKPENIMLSSQGHIKLTDFGLCKESIHEGAVTHTFCGTVEYMAPEILVRSGHNRAVDWWSLGALMYDMLTGSPPFTAENRKKTMDKIIKGKLVLPPYLTPDARDLVKKFLKRNPSQRMGGGPGDAADVQRHPFFRHINWDDLLARRVDPPFRPCLQSEEDVSQFDTRFTRQTPVDSPDDTALSESANQAFLGFTYVAPSVLDSIKEGFSFQPKLRSPRRLNSSPRTPISPLKFSPFEGFRPSPGPPPEPMEPPLPPLLPPPPPLPSSTAPLPIRPPSGTKKSKRGRGRPGR; from the exons ATGGCGGCGGTATTTGACCTGGACCTGGAGACGGAGGAAGGcagcgagggcgagggcgagggcgaacCAGAATTCAGCCCTGCG GACGTGTGTCCCCTTGCCGAGTTGAGGGCAGCTGGCCCGGA GCCTGTGGGACACTATGAGGAGGTAGAGCTGACTGAGACCAGTGTGAACCTGGGCCCAGAGCGCATCGGGCCCCACTGCTTTGAGCTGCTGCGTGTGCTGGGCAAGGGAGGTTATGGCAAG GTGTTCCAGGTGCGGAAGGTACAGGGCACCAACTTGGGCAAAATATATGCCATGAAAGTCCTGAGGAAG GCCAAAATTGTGCGTAACGCCAAGGACACGGCACACACTCAGGCTGAGCGGAACATTCTAGAGTCAGTGAAGCACCCCTTCATTGTGGAACTGGCCTATGCCTTCCAGACTGGCGGCAAACTCTACCTCATCCTTGAGTGCCTCAGTG GCGGTGAGCTCTTCACACATCTGGAGCGAGAGGGCATCTTCCTGGAAGACACGGCCTG TTTCTACCTGGCAGAGATCACACTGGCCCTGGGCCATCTTCACTTCCAAGGCATCATCTACAGGGACCTTAAACCGGAGAACATTATGCTCAGCAGCCAGG GCCACATCAAACTGACAGACTTTGGACTCTGCAAGGAGTCGATTCACGAGGGCGCTGTCACCCACACCTTCTGTGGCACCGTCGAGTACAT GGCCCCTGAGATTCTGGTGCGCAGCGGCCACAACCGCGCGGTGGACTGGTGGAGCCTCGGGGCCTTGATGTACGACATGCTCACTGGATCG CCGCCCTTCACTGCAGAGAACCGGAAGAAAACCATGGACAAGATCATCAAAGGGAAGCTGGTGCTGCCCCCCTACCTCACCCCCGATGCCCGAGACCTTGTCAAAAAG TTTCTGAAGCGGAATCCCAGCCAACGGATGGGGGGAGGCCCAGGGGACGCTGCTGATGTACAG AGGCACCCCTTTTTTCGGCACATTAATTGGGACGACCTCCTGGCCCGCCGTGTGGACCCCCCTTTCAGGCCCTGTCTG CAGTCAGAGGAGGACGTGAGCCAGTTTGACACTCGCTTCACACGGCAGACGCCAGTGGACAGTCCAGATGACACGGCCCTCAGTGAGAGCGCCAACCAAGCCTTCCTG gGCTTCACATACGTGGCACCCTCCGTCCTGGACAGCATCAAGGAGGGCTTCTCCTTCCAGCCCAAGCTGCGCTCCCCCCGGCGCCTCAACAGCAGCCCCCGGACCCCCATCAG CCCCCTGAAGTTCTCACCCTTTGAGGGGTTCCGGCCCAGCCCTGGACCCCCACCGGAGCCCATGGAGCCCCCTCTACCTCCTCTCTTGCCACCGCCTCCACCACTACCCTCGAGCACGGCTCCTCTCCCCATCCGACCTCCCTCAGGGACCAAGAAGTCCAAGAGGGGCCGTGGGCGTCCAGGGCGCTAG
- the PTPRCAP gene encoding protein tyrosine phosphatase receptor type C-associated protein — translation MDLSCALGLGTLLALPGVLGSGGAKDSAGSSSVTVILLLLLLLLLATGLALAWRRLSRDSGGYYHPARLGAALWDHTRRLLWASPPGRWLQARAELGSPDEDPERQEEEQDADDYYWDGGQEEAKPQDKEQRCSERSSLQQEPEPKQEAHDRDGDAKGGLGLGSQGLEGAAGSAEALLSDLHAFAGSAAWDDSSGAAGGQGLHVTAL, via the exons ATG GACCTGTCCTGCGCCCTAGGGCTCGGGACACTGCTGGCCCTGCCAGGGGTCCTGGGGTCAGGTGGTGCCAAGGACAGTGCGGGCTCCAGCTCTGTCACTGTtatcctgctgctgctgctgctcctacTACTGGCCActggcctggccctggcctggcGCCGCCTCAGTCGTGACTCGGGGGGCTACTACCACCCGGCCCGCCTGGGCGCCGCACTATGGGACCACACCCGCCGTTTGCTCTGGGCCAGCCCGCCGGGCCGCTGGCTCCAGGCCCGGGCTGAGCTGGGGTCGCCAGATGAAGAcccagagaggcaggaggaggagcaggacgCGGACGACTACTACTGGGATGGTGGCCAGGAGGAGGCTAAACCCCAGGACAAGGAGCAGCGGTGTAGCGAGCGGTCCAGCCTACAGCAGGAGCCAGAGCCCAAGCAGGAAGCACATGACCGTGACGGTGATGCCAAAGGGGGCCTGGGCCTCGGCTCCCAGGGGCTAGAGGGCGCAGCGGGCAGTGCCGAGGCCCTGCTGAGCGATCTGCATGCCTTTGCTGGCAGCGCGGCCTGGGACGACAGCTCTGGGGCCGCTGGAGGCCAGGGCCTCCATGTCACCGCACTGTAG
- the CORO1B gene encoding coronin-1B — protein MSFRKVVRQSKFRHVFGQPVKNDQCYEDIRVSRVTWDSTFCAVNPKFLAVIVEASGGGAFLVLPLSKMGRIDKAYPTVCGHTGPVLDIDWCPHNDEVIASGSEDCTVMVWQIPENGLTSPLTDPVVVLEGHTKRVGIVTWHPTARNVLLSAGCDNVVLIWNVGTAEELYRLDSLHPDLIYNVSWNRNGSLFCSACKDKSVRIIDPRRGTLVAEREKAHEGARPMRAIFLADGKVFTTGFSRMSERQLALWDPENLEEPMALQELDSSNGALLPFYDSDTNVVYVCGKGDSSIRYFEITDESPYIHFLNTFTSKEPQRGMGFMPKRGLEVSKCEIARFYKLHERKCEPIVMTVPRKSDLFQDDLYPDTAGPEAALEAEEWVSGRDADPILISLREAYVPSKHRDLKVSRRNVLSDSRPAVGPGSARPGASTPAASTNTTTSSSSIPRAVEAGKLEEVMQELRALRALVKEQGERIGRLEEQLGRMENGDA, from the exons ATGTCCTTCCGAAAAGTGGTTCGGCAGAGCAAATTCCGGCATGTGTTTGGGCAGCCGGTCAAGAATGACCAGTGCTATGAGGACATTCGAGTGTCCCGTGTCACCTGGGACAGCACCTTCTGCGCAGTCAATCCCAAGTTCCTGGCGGTGATTGTGGAAGCCAGCGGTGGGGGTGCCTTCCTGGTGCTCCCCCTAAGCAAG ATGGGCCGCATTGACAAGGCCTACCCGACGGTGTGTGGACACACGGGACCTGTCCTAGACATCGACTGGTGTCCCCACAACGACGAAGTCATCGCCAGCGGCTCAGAGGACTGCACAGTCATG GTGTGGCAGATCCCAGAGAACGGGCTGACCTCCCCACTGACAGACCCGGTGGTGGTGCTGGAGGGGCACACCAAGCGAGTGGGCATCGTCACCTGGCACCCAACGGCCCGCAACGTGCTGCTCAGTGCAG GCTGTGACAATGTGGTGCTCATCTGGAATGTGGGCACGGCGGAGGAGCTGTACCGCCTGGACAGCCTGCACCCTGACCTCATCTACAACGTCAGCTGGAACCGAAATGGCAGCCTTTTCTGCTCCGCGTGCAAGGACAAGAGCGTGCGCATCATCGACCCCCGCCGGGGCACCCTGGTGGCA GAACGGGAAAAGGCTCACGAGGGGGCCCGGCCAATGCGGGCCATCTTCCTGGCAGATGGCAAGGTGTTCACTACAGGCTTCAGCCGCATGAGCGAGCGGCAGCTGGCACTCTGGGACCCG GAAAACCTCGAGGAACCCATGGCCCTGCAGGAGCTGGACTCGAGCAACGGGGCCCTGCTGCCCTTTTACGACTCTGACACCAACGTGGTCTACGTCTGCGGCaag GGCGACTCCAGCATCCGGTACTTTGAGATCACAGATGAGTCCCCCTACATCCACTTCCTGAACACATTCACCAGCAAAGAGCCCCAGAGGGGTATGGGCTTCATGCCCAAGAGGGGCCTGGAGGTCAGCAAGTGCGAGATCGCAAG gTTCTACAAACTGCATGAGCGCAAGTGTGAGCCCATTGTCATGACTGTGCCAAGAAAG tcGGACCTCTTCCAGGATGATTTGTACCCTGACACAGCCGGGCCTGAGGCAGCCCTGGAGGCAGAGGAGTGGGTGAGCGGACGGGACGCCGACCCCATCCTCATCTCCCTGCGGGAGGCCTACGTGCCCAGCAAACACCGGGACCTGAAGGTCAGCCGGCGCAACGTGTTATCTGACAGTCGGCCTGCTGTGGGCCCTGGCTCTGCTCGCCCCGGGGCCTCCACACCTGCTGCCTCCACCAATACGACCACCTCCAGCAGCAGCATCCCCAGAGCTGTG GAAGCTGGGAAGCTGGAGGAGGTGATGCAGGAGCTGCGGGCACTAAGAGCGCTGGTCAAAGAGCAAGGGGAGCGCATTGGCCGCCTGGAGGAGCAGCTGGGCCGCATGGAGAATGGGGACGCATAG